Proteins encoded in a region of the Verrucomicrobiia bacterium genome:
- a CDS encoding DUF2752 domain-containing protein, translating into MNESLPDHQPTLAAVPPIIDAGKPSARAVRGILLALGGGLAVLLGVLFWFNPARHGFYPTCVFHRLTGLECPGCGGLRAVHHLLHGEILTAFRFNPLVVVALPFLLIWGIRRWWCGPRVPPLSHRVQARWGWFAFGVLMVFWIVRNLPLAMFQLPPG; encoded by the coding sequence GTGAACGAATCCTTGCCGGACCATCAACCAACGCTGGCGGCCGTGCCACCAATCATCGACGCGGGCAAGCCGTCTGCGCGGGCGGTGCGCGGGATTCTGTTGGCGCTGGGCGGCGGGCTGGCGGTTTTGCTGGGCGTGTTGTTCTGGTTCAATCCGGCGCGGCACGGTTTCTACCCGACCTGCGTCTTTCACCGGTTGACGGGCCTCGAATGCCCCGGCTGCGGCGGCCTCCGCGCGGTGCATCATCTCCTGCACGGCGAAATTCTGACGGCCTTCCGGTTCAATCCGCTGGTGGTCGTGGCCTTGCCGTTCCTCTTGATCTGGGGTATTCGCCGCTGGTGGTGCGGCCCGCGGGTGCCGCCACTTTCGCACCGGGTGCAGGCGCGCTGGGGGTGGTTTGCATTTGGGGTGCTGATGGTCTTCTGGATCGTTCGTAATCTGCCGCTGGCGATGTTCCAACTGCCGCCCGGTTAA
- a CDS encoding DUF4339 domain-containing protein, which translates to MYKIRGGDGNEYGPVTADALRQWIAERRANAETLVQREGTTMWQVLGSLPEFADVFGAAGAAAGTGGGPGLTPGVSADQGAQGLAKPAGWALTVVGILGILWNLGQGVFYAVGGTATNPMFQNFLQRNPSSSGAMKAGFIFGLVFALVFGVVWAGFVAYAGTKLRRLESWGLVLTAAILCLVPCFGSSLPVCFLSFPVGVWVIIVLCQPKVKNAFT; encoded by the coding sequence ATGTATAAGATTCGCGGGGGTGACGGCAACGAATACGGACCAGTGACGGCGGACGCCTTGCGGCAGTGGATCGCCGAGCGGCGCGCCAATGCCGAAACGTTGGTCCAACGCGAGGGCACCACGATGTGGCAGGTGCTGGGCAGCCTGCCGGAATTCGCTGATGTATTTGGAGCGGCGGGCGCGGCAGCTGGCACGGGGGGCGGGCCTGGTTTGACGCCGGGCGTGAGCGCGGATCAAGGCGCACAAGGTCTCGCCAAGCCGGCGGGTTGGGCGCTGACGGTGGTGGGCATTCTGGGCATCCTCTGGAACCTGGGGCAGGGCGTGTTCTACGCCGTGGGGGGCACGGCCACCAATCCGATGTTTCAAAATTTTCTGCAACGCAATCCCTCGTCGTCCGGCGCGATGAAGGCGGGATTCATCTTCGGGCTGGTGTTCGCGCTCGTCTTCGGCGTCGTGTGGGCGGGCTTTGTGGCTTATGCGGGCACCAAGCTGCGCCGGCTGGAATCGTGGGGCCTGGTGCTGACGGCGGCCATTCTTTGTCTGGTGCCGTGCTTTGGCAGCAGTCTGCCGGTCTGTTTTTTAAGCTTTCCAGTGGGCGTGTGGGTGATCATCGTGCTGTGCCAGCCCAAGGTGAAGAACGCGTTTACCTGA
- a CDS encoding CD225/dispanin family protein, with protein sequence MYKILGGDGKEYGPVSAETLQQWVNEGRANAQTQVQAEGGTGWTAMGQLPEFATLFAPPPPPPPGAPGTISPATATAVPPGTKIPNYLVQSILVTLCCCLPFGIAAIVYAAQVNSKLAAGDLAGAQDSSNKAKMWCWIAFGLGLVLNLIVVAVQIIGLAASGGMQHMH encoded by the coding sequence ATGTATAAAATTCTCGGCGGCGACGGCAAAGAATACGGCCCGGTTTCGGCGGAAACGCTGCAACAATGGGTCAACGAAGGGCGCGCCAACGCGCAGACGCAGGTGCAGGCCGAGGGCGGCACCGGCTGGACGGCCATGGGGCAATTGCCGGAGTTCGCGACGTTGTTCGCGCCGCCGCCCCCCCCGCCGCCGGGCGCGCCGGGAACCATCAGTCCAGCCACCGCCACCGCCGTGCCTCCCGGCACAAAAATTCCGAACTATCTGGTCCAGTCCATTCTCGTCACATTGTGCTGCTGCCTGCCCTTCGGCATCGCGGCCATTGTTTACGCGGCGCAGGTGAACTCGAAGCTGGCTGCCGGTGATCTCGCCGGGGCGCAGGACAGTTCCAACAAGGCCAAGATGTGGTGCTGGATTGCCTTCGGCCTGGGCCTGGTGCTGAACCTTATCGTCGTGGCCGTCCAAATCATCGGCCTGGCGGCCAGCGGTGGAATGCAACACATGCACTGA
- a CDS encoding DUF4339 domain-containing protein yields the protein MNDAFRLVGADGREYGPATAGQVSQWIREGRVHGQTRMKREDAAEWTTLGQLPEFAGELNVPPRLAPPPPAVETGLAQLIPYRNGLALGAYYCAVFALIPVVGLLLGWVAFGLGLAALRFLRRNPAAGGKVHAWIGIVLGALCGLGNIMLFALPVGAALLRHQAGR from the coding sequence ATGAACGACGCGTTCAGGCTCGTGGGAGCGGACGGACGCGAATACGGCCCGGCGACGGCAGGACAAGTCAGCCAGTGGATTCGCGAAGGACGGGTGCACGGCCAAACCCGGATGAAACGGGAAGACGCGGCGGAGTGGACCACGCTGGGGCAACTTCCGGAATTCGCCGGCGAACTCAACGTTCCGCCCCGGCTGGCGCCGCCGCCGCCGGCCGTCGAAACCGGCCTGGCGCAACTCATCCCCTATCGCAACGGTCTGGCGCTGGGCGCCTACTATTGCGCCGTGTTTGCGCTGATTCCCGTCGTCGGCCTGCTGCTCGGCTGGGTGGCCTTTGGTCTCGGTCTGGCCGCATTGCGGTTTCTGCGGCGCAATCCCGCAGCAGGCGGCAAGGTGCATGCCTGGATCGGCATCGTGCTTGGCGCGCTCTGCGGCCTCGGCAACATCATGCTGTTTGCATTGCCGGTGGGCGCGGCGCTCCTGCGCCATCAGGCAGGCAGGTGA